The Haladaptatus cibarius D43 genome window below encodes:
- a CDS encoding DUF555 domain-containing protein: protein MNCRVVVEAAIPVYDVSTPDEAVRIAISKTGELLNPDLNYVEINMGERTSPSGEELPPAFIAADEALVALELEMTVFNVEREEHASRIARKEIGQRLENIPLTVLDVKVLEDEDDEDEAEAETTDSDEEGKSDDETDEDDVLPEFEDLIE from the coding sequence ATGAATTGCAGAGTTGTCGTCGAAGCCGCGATCCCGGTGTACGACGTTTCGACGCCGGACGAGGCGGTGCGAATCGCCATCTCGAAAACTGGCGAGCTGTTGAATCCGGATTTGAACTACGTCGAAATAAACATGGGTGAGCGAACCTCGCCATCCGGGGAGGAACTCCCACCAGCCTTCATCGCCGCGGACGAGGCGCTCGTCGCGTTGGAACTCGAGATGACGGTCTTCAACGTCGAACGCGAAGAACACGCCTCGCGCATCGCGCGCAAGGAGATCGGTCAACGACTGGAGAACATTCCGCTGACCGTCCTCGACGTCAAAGTTCTGGAAGACGAAGACGACGAGGACGAAGCGGAGGCCGAAACCACCGATTCGGACGAGGAGGGCAAAAGCGACGACGAGACCGATGAGGACGATGTCCTGCCGGAGTTCGAAGACCTCATCGAATAG
- a CDS encoding metallophosphoesterase, which translates to MALVEPIPDDPAAIADLGDETALVVADFHAGIEDHLRHEQGINLDSRAGKRREQMYALIDRTDPDRVVFLGDLMQSIAGPGGAERGEIEVLLESIDVPVTLVKGNHDGDIESWIDCEVTPGDGVRLGNVGFAHGHTWPSRDVLSADVVCVGHEHPCVRLEDSVGGSRVERIWLRGGLDSEAFEEKVGGEFDGELIVFPAFNDLTGGTWVNIEGQGFLAPFLPEGLANGEAYLLDGARLGRYDTI; encoded by the coding sequence ATGGCGCTGGTCGAACCGATTCCGGACGACCCCGCCGCGATTGCCGACCTCGGCGACGAGACGGCGCTCGTCGTGGCGGACTTCCACGCCGGAATCGAAGACCATCTGCGGCACGAGCAGGGTATCAACCTCGACAGTCGGGCGGGAAAGCGACGCGAGCAGATGTATGCCCTCATCGACCGCACCGACCCAGATAGAGTCGTCTTTCTCGGCGATTTGATGCAGTCCATTGCCGGGCCGGGGGGTGCCGAACGCGGCGAAATAGAGGTTCTGCTCGAATCCATCGACGTGCCGGTGACGCTCGTGAAGGGCAACCACGACGGAGATATCGAATCGTGGATAGATTGTGAGGTGACGCCGGGCGATGGTGTGCGGTTGGGGAACGTCGGATTCGCCCATGGGCACACGTGGCCATCGCGGGACGTGCTTTCGGCGGATGTGGTTTGCGTGGGGCACGAACATCCCTGCGTTCGATTAGAGGATTCGGTGGGAGGAAGTCGAGTAGAGCGCATTTGGTTGCGAGGGGGATTAGATTCGGAAGCGTTCGAAGAGAAAGTCGGTGGGGAGTTCGATGGCGAGCTAATCGTCTTCCCTGCGTTCAACGACCTGACCGGCGGAACGTGGGTGAACATCGAGGGACAGGGATTTCTCGCGCCGTTTCTTCCGGAGGGGTTGGCAAATGGTGAGGCCTATCTGCTGGATGGCGCGCGATTAGGGCGGTACGACACGATTTGA
- a CDS encoding acylphosphatase, translating into MTDRTRAHVFVSGKVQGVYYRANTRDTAQEKDIDGWVQNLSDGRVEAVFEGPESAVEEMVEWCHTGSPAADVDDVEVEYGDPEGEDSFRIRR; encoded by the coding sequence ATGACCGACCGAACTCGCGCACACGTTTTCGTTTCAGGCAAAGTACAGGGCGTCTACTATCGGGCGAACACCCGCGACACGGCACAGGAAAAGGACATCGATGGCTGGGTGCAGAATCTCTCGGACGGGCGCGTCGAGGCCGTCTTCGAAGGGCCGGAATCGGCGGTTGAGGAGATGGTTGAATGGTGTCATACGGGAAGCCCTGCGGCGGACGTGGACGACGTGGAAGTCGAGTACGGTGACCCGGAGGGTGAAGACAGCTTCCGAATCCGTCGATAG
- a CDS encoding dipeptidase, translating to MTVPIIDGHNDTLLRLLETDTPISTFESGIEDTHIDLPSAIEAGLGAGFFAVFVLSNEEHDSISTEEGYEHPLPDAVSHDDARGVTYRTLELLSRLAHDVDDFRLVRTLSDLETCLESGTLGAIPHLEGAAGVARDLANLDFLYEAGVRSIGPVWSRPNAFGEGVQSRYPGSPDTGSGLTDAGRDLVRACEDRGIAVDCAHMTEQGFWDVAELTDAPLVVSHSGVHELSSHSRNLTDEQLTAIADSGGVVGISLHEPGLADSPDPDAEIPLETVIDHIEYVAEFIGAEHVVFGSDFDGARIPDEVGDVTGLPKILARLRERGFSDEEVENVARENWRRVLAETW from the coding sequence ATGACCGTGCCGATTATCGACGGCCACAACGACACGCTTCTCCGACTGCTCGAAACTGATACCCCCATATCGACGTTCGAGAGCGGAATCGAGGACACGCACATCGACCTGCCGTCCGCCATCGAAGCGGGACTCGGCGCGGGATTTTTCGCCGTCTTCGTCCTGAGCAACGAAGAACACGATTCGATTTCCACGGAAGAGGGCTACGAACATCCCCTTCCGGACGCCGTTTCCCACGACGATGCACGAGGAGTCACGTACCGAACCCTCGAACTGCTCTCACGACTCGCCCACGACGTGGACGATTTTCGCCTGGTTCGCACGCTCTCCGACCTCGAAACCTGTCTCGAATCGGGAACCCTCGGCGCGATTCCGCACCTCGAAGGAGCTGCGGGAGTCGCGCGCGACCTCGCCAATCTGGACTTTCTCTACGAAGCGGGCGTTCGCTCAATCGGCCCGGTGTGGAGTCGTCCGAACGCGTTCGGCGAAGGCGTTCAGTCTCGCTATCCCGGCAGTCCGGACACCGGTTCCGGACTCACGGACGCGGGGCGCGACCTCGTCCGCGCCTGCGAAGACCGCGGAATCGCAGTCGATTGCGCGCACATGACTGAACAGGGATTCTGGGACGTTGCGGAACTAACCGACGCGCCGCTGGTCGTTTCCCACTCGGGCGTTCACGAACTCAGTTCGCACTCGCGCAACCTCACCGACGAGCAACTCACAGCAATCGCCGACTCCGGCGGCGTCGTCGGAATCTCGCTTCACGAACCCGGTTTGGCGGACAGTCCCGACCCGGACGCCGAAATTCCGTTGGAAACCGTCATCGATCACATCGAATACGTCGCGGAGTTCATCGGCGCAGAACACGTCGTCTTTGGGTCGGATTTCGACGGTGCGCGGATTCCGGACGAAGTGGGCGACGTAACCGGTCTTCCAAAGATTTTGGCCCGACTTCGGGAACGTGGCTTCAGCGACGAGGAGGTCGAAAACGTGGCGCGCGAGAACTGGCGGCGCGTCCTCGCCGAAACGTGGTGA
- a CDS encoding 30S ribosomal protein S17e translates to MAIKPDYVKKTGTILLERYPTAFTKDFDQNKDSVEKLTNIDSKGVRNRIAGYVTRKKE, encoded by the coding sequence ATGGCAATCAAACCCGACTACGTCAAGAAGACGGGCACCATCCTGTTGGAGCGATACCCGACCGCATTCACGAAGGATTTCGACCAGAACAAAGACAGCGTCGAAAAACTGACCAACATCGACTCGAAAGGCGTCCGGAACCGAATCGCTGGCTACGTCACCCGAAAGAAAGAATAA
- a CDS encoding DNA-3-methyladenine glycosylase family protein has protein sequence METGSIPVADLPGGFDLQSTVESGQSYLWRREDGNMYETTHAYGGSAWYYTVVGGEVVRARQQDGTIEWEATTDAEPLLFDLLRLNDDLDAIVDATPDDSLLESAYEKYRGMRIVRDPFFPCLISFICSAQMRVSRIYGMQTALARDFGDEIRFDGKTYHQFPTPEQLARATEDDLRELNLGYRAPYVRKTAELVASGEASADDVRGKEYEDARDAVQVFVGVGDKVADCVLLFSLDYLEAVPLDTWIQRAIEEQYPHCERGTYAKTSRAIREQFGGEYAGYAQTYVFHYLRN, from the coding sequence ATGGAAACCGGTTCGATACCCGTCGCAGACCTGCCGGGTGGGTTCGACCTGCAATCGACCGTCGAAAGCGGCCAGAGCTACCTCTGGCGGCGCGAAGACGGGAACATGTACGAGACGACGCACGCCTACGGCGGGTCTGCGTGGTACTACACCGTCGTCGGGGGTGAAGTCGTCCGTGCCCGCCAGCAGGACGGGACAATCGAGTGGGAGGCGACGACCGACGCCGAACCACTGCTGTTCGACCTGCTCCGACTCAACGACGATTTGGACGCCATCGTGGATGCGACCCCGGACGACTCGCTTCTCGAATCGGCGTACGAGAAGTATCGCGGAATGCGAATCGTCCGCGACCCATTTTTCCCCTGTCTCATCTCGTTTATCTGCTCGGCGCAGATGCGGGTCAGTCGAATTTACGGGATGCAGACCGCGCTCGCCCGCGATTTCGGTGACGAAATCCGATTCGACGGGAAAACCTATCATCAGTTCCCGACGCCGGAACAGTTGGCGAGGGCGACGGAGGACGATCTGCGAGAGTTGAATCTCGGCTATCGCGCACCCTACGTCCGAAAAACCGCGGAACTCGTCGCATCCGGAGAGGCTTCTGCTGACGACGTTCGGGGCAAGGAGTACGAGGACGCCCGCGATGCAGTACAGGTGTTCGTCGGCGTCGGCGACAAGGTAGCGGATTGCGTCTTGCTCTTTTCGCTGGACTATTTGGAGGCGGTTCCGCTCGATACGTGGATTCAGCGCGCCATCGAAGAGCAGTATCCCCACTGCGAGCGAGGCACCTACGCGAAAACCTCGCGGGCGATTCGGGAGCAGTTCGGCGGCGAGTACGCGGGGTATGCACAGACCTACGTGTTTCACTATCTGCGAAACTAA
- a CDS encoding Single-stranded DNA binding protein — translation MNVDEHAEALASDLGVDKEEVKADLQNLIEYSVPVDEAKQSLRRKYGDGSSGSSEPSSADIAEVTTDMGSVTVTAKVLTVGKRSIRYQGNEQAIFEGELADESGKISYTAWTDFDLSPGEVITAGNAGVREWEGNPELNLGESTNVAREETDIDVSYDVGGDSSLADVRPGDRGVSLGLTVLEVEDKVIDGRDGETEIKSGVVADETARLPFTDWEARAELTEGATVRADNIYVREFRGVPSINFSEFTTVEPLARDVDVNDSATKLPVREAVETGGAFDVEVIGNIVAVRDGSGLIQRCPECGRVVQKGQCRSHGQVDGEDDLRVKAIVDDGTGTVTAILDDELTAEVYGGGLEQAREQARDAMDQEVVADTIREKIVGHEYRVRGNLSVDDYGANLEASEFAETDDDPAVRAKTLLSEVDA, via the coding sequence ATGAACGTGGACGAACATGCCGAGGCGCTTGCCTCCGACCTCGGCGTCGATAAAGAGGAGGTCAAAGCAGACCTGCAGAACCTCATCGAGTACAGCGTGCCGGTAGACGAAGCGAAGCAGAGCCTTCGCCGGAAGTACGGCGACGGGAGTTCGGGAAGTTCCGAACCGTCCTCTGCGGACATCGCGGAGGTGACGACCGACATGGGCAGTGTTACAGTGACCGCGAAGGTGCTCACCGTCGGTAAACGCTCGATTCGGTACCAAGGCAACGAACAGGCCATTTTCGAGGGCGAACTCGCCGACGAGAGCGGGAAAATCTCCTACACCGCGTGGACGGATTTCGACCTCTCGCCCGGCGAGGTCATCACCGCAGGCAACGCTGGCGTGCGCGAATGGGAAGGAAATCCCGAACTCAACCTTGGCGAAAGCACGAACGTCGCGCGCGAGGAAACAGACATCGACGTTTCCTACGACGTCGGCGGCGACTCGTCGCTCGCCGACGTGCGCCCCGGCGACCGCGGCGTCTCGCTCGGACTGACGGTGCTCGAAGTTGAGGACAAAGTCATCGACGGACGCGACGGCGAAACCGAAATCAAAAGTGGCGTCGTGGCGGACGAGACGGCCCGCCTCCCCTTCACCGACTGGGAGGCGCGCGCGGAACTCACGGAGGGTGCAACGGTTCGCGCCGACAACATCTACGTCCGCGAGTTCCGGGGCGTTCCGTCCATCAACTTCTCGGAGTTCACGACGGTCGAACCGCTCGCCCGCGACGTGGACGTAAACGACTCCGCGACGAAACTGCCCGTCCGCGAGGCGGTCGAAACCGGCGGCGCGTTCGACGTGGAAGTCATCGGCAACATCGTGGCGGTTCGTGACGGGTCGGGACTCATCCAACGCTGTCCGGAATGCGGCCGCGTCGTGCAGAAGGGCCAATGCCGAAGCCACGGCCAAGTTGATGGCGAGGACGACCTGCGCGTGAAAGCAATCGTGGACGACGGAACCGGAACCGTCACCGCGATTTTGGATGACGAACTCACCGCCGAGGTGTACGGCGGCGGCCTCGAACAGGCCCGCGAACAGGCCCGTGACGCGATGGACCAAGAGGTCGTCGCGGACACCATCCGCGAGAAAATCGTCGGCCACGAGTACCGCGTTCGGGGCAACCTCTCGGTAGACGATTACGGTGCGAACCTCGAAGCCAGCGAGTTCGCCGAAACCGACGACGACCCGGCAGTCCGTGCAAAAACCCTCCTCTCGGAGGTGGACGCATGA
- the asd gene encoding aspartate-semialdehyde dehydrogenase — translation MSVNVGILGGTGAVGQRFIQLLDGHPDFELVAVTASDESAGKSYREAAKWRVDSPIPDWVGDIEVRETDPQAVPDDVDLLFSSLPSGVAEVVEPQFTEAGYVISSNSSNSRMADDVPLVIPEVNGEHLDLLEVQQDERGWDGALVKNPNCSTITMVPTLAALDRFGLETVHVSTLQAVSGAGYDGVTSMEIIDNVIPHIGGEESKMETESQKLLGSFDGAEIDQHDVDVSASCNRVPTLDGHLENVWAETAEDIDTDDARDAFADAPTLDLPSAPDPLIELFENPDRPQPRLDRTLGGGMQIAVGGLQETSGGLQYNCLAHNTIRGAAGASLLNGELLVREGWV, via the coding sequence ATGAGTGTCAACGTTGGAATCCTCGGCGGCACCGGAGCGGTCGGACAGCGATTCATTCAACTCTTGGACGGTCATCCCGATTTCGAACTGGTAGCGGTTACGGCGAGCGACGAGAGCGCGGGGAAATCCTACCGCGAGGCCGCGAAGTGGCGCGTCGATTCCCCGATTCCGGACTGGGTCGGCGACATCGAAGTGCGCGAAACCGACCCGCAAGCGGTGCCGGACGACGTGGATTTGTTGTTTTCCTCGCTCCCCTCGGGCGTCGCGGAGGTCGTCGAACCGCAGTTCACCGAGGCTGGCTACGTCATCTCCTCTAACTCCTCTAACTCCCGAATGGCGGACGACGTTCCGCTCGTCATTCCGGAGGTCAACGGCGAGCATTTAGACCTCCTCGAAGTCCAGCAGGACGAGCGAGGCTGGGACGGCGCGCTCGTAAAGAACCCGAACTGTTCGACCATCACGATGGTGCCAACCCTCGCGGCGCTCGACCGATTCGGACTGGAGACGGTTCACGTTTCGACTTTGCAGGCCGTCTCCGGCGCGGGCTACGACGGCGTCACCTCGATGGAAATCATCGACAACGTCATTCCGCACATCGGCGGCGAGGAGTCGAAGATGGAAACCGAGTCGCAGAAACTTCTCGGGTCGTTCGACGGTGCCGAAATCGACCAGCACGACGTGGACGTTTCGGCCTCTTGCAACCGTGTCCCGACGCTCGACGGCCACTTGGAGAACGTCTGGGCCGAAACGGCGGAGGACATCGACACGGACGACGCACGCGATGCGTTCGCGGACGCACCGACGCTCGACCTTCCGAGCGCGCCCGACCCGCTCATCGAACTGTTCGAGAACCCCGACCGGCCGCAACCGCGACTCGACCGAACGCTCGGCGGCGGCATGCAAATCGCAGTTGGCGGACTTCAGGAAACGTCGGGTGGGCTTCAGTACAACTGCCTCGCGCACAATACGATTCGCGGGGCCGCCGGAGCGAGCCTCCTGAACGGCGAACTGCTGGTACGTGAAGGATGGGTCTGA
- a CDS encoding 2,5-diamino-6-(ribosylamino)-4(3H)-pyrimidinone 5'-phosphate reductase encodes MHVVVNAAMSADGKLSSRRREQVTISGPDDFDRMDDLRVESDAIVVGVGTVLADDPSLTADGGANPLRVVADSRARTPTDARVLDDRADTLIFVSEQAPNGKIHNLRTAGADVVVAGDGRVSLPDAFSELETRGTQQVMVEGGGELIFSLFADELVDELRLYVGSLILGGREAPTLADGDGFAIRERFPNLELQSVERIDDGVLLRYSVSSREKR; translated from the coding sequence ATGCACGTGGTCGTCAACGCCGCGATGAGCGCCGACGGAAAACTCTCCTCGCGGCGACGCGAACAGGTCACAATCAGCGGCCCGGACGACTTCGACCGGATGGACGACCTGCGGGTCGAAAGCGACGCAATCGTCGTCGGCGTCGGAACCGTCCTCGCGGACGACCCATCACTTACTGCCGACGGCGGCGCGAATCCGCTCCGCGTCGTCGCGGATTCGCGCGCCCGGACGCCGACCGATGCCCGAGTGCTGGACGACCGCGCGGACACCCTCATCTTCGTTTCCGAACAGGCACCGAACGGGAAGATTCACAATCTCCGGACTGCGGGCGCAGACGTGGTCGTCGCAGGTGACGGCCGCGTTTCGCTCCCAGATGCCTTTTCGGAACTCGAAACCCGCGGAACCCAACAGGTGATGGTCGAAGGTGGTGGCGAACTTATCTTCTCCCTGTTCGCCGACGAACTGGTTGACGAACTGCGACTGTACGTCGGGTCGCTAATACTCGGCGGACGCGAGGCCCCCACGCTCGCGGATGGCGATGGATTCGCCATCCGCGAGCGATTCCCGAACCTCGAACTGCAATCCGTCGAGCGAATCGACGATGGGGTTTTGCTCCGCTACTCGGTGTCGTCGCGCGAAAAAAGGTGA
- a CDS encoding arylsulfotransferase family protein — protein sequence MASPKMYRAFFVALILLSSATVGYAYATSPVRDSVGEYHDQSNVPLDQREQVAPLTSDSPQTSGITVVAGHGMDGDESALVAFARNGSVLYHDDSYTGYFDVDPVPNESMTVEYTAEKPLSGPQATACDAKCTVSFVERVNLTTGERTHVFSRVIPQDRGANWHDVDRIDDENVLIGDIHQDQVYVVNTTTNITSWRWDAQDDFPITEGGPYPVDWAHLNDVERLPDGRYMASLRNQDQVVFLNESGLMASWTLGEENNYDILNEQHNPDYIPESRGGPAVIVADSVNDRVVEFQREDGEWVQSWEWNDSDTVWTRDADRLPNGHTLVADTNANRVVEVNRQGQIIWELPFYSPYDVERLGTGDESAGGPSATQAELRTATDPVSDRGIYERLAHTLFSKKTVSGMWFVLPMWAGLGELVAVAIAALALLVWGVFELRQLNLKIETKIPIRVSRETNDDEHF from the coding sequence ATGGCTTCCCCGAAAATGTATCGAGCGTTTTTCGTCGCGCTTATTCTCCTCTCTTCGGCGACGGTGGGCTACGCCTACGCCACCTCCCCGGTTCGAGATTCGGTCGGCGAGTATCACGACCAATCGAACGTCCCGTTAGACCAACGCGAACAGGTCGCACCGCTAACCTCGGATTCGCCGCAAACGTCGGGCATCACTGTGGTCGCAGGACACGGCATGGACGGCGATGAATCCGCCCTCGTCGCCTTTGCGCGGAACGGAAGCGTGTTGTACCACGACGATAGCTACACCGGATACTTCGACGTTGACCCGGTTCCGAACGAGTCGATGACCGTGGAGTACACCGCGGAAAAGCCGCTGTCCGGCCCGCAGGCGACGGCCTGCGATGCGAAATGTACCGTCTCGTTCGTGGAACGAGTCAATCTCACGACGGGCGAGAGAACGCACGTTTTCTCGCGGGTCATCCCGCAGGACAGGGGCGCAAACTGGCACGACGTGGATAGAATCGACGATGAGAACGTCCTCATCGGCGATATCCACCAAGACCAGGTGTACGTCGTGAACACGACCACGAACATCACGTCGTGGCGCTGGGACGCGCAGGACGACTTCCCGATTACTGAGGGCGGGCCGTATCCGGTCGATTGGGCGCACCTGAACGACGTAGAACGACTTCCGGACGGGCGCTACATGGCCAGCCTCCGGAACCAAGACCAAGTCGTCTTCCTGAACGAGAGCGGCCTGATGGCGTCGTGGACGCTCGGTGAGGAGAACAATTACGACATCCTCAACGAACAGCACAATCCGGATTACATCCCCGAATCGCGCGGCGGCCCGGCAGTAATCGTCGCCGACTCGGTGAACGACCGCGTGGTGGAGTTCCAGCGCGAAGACGGCGAATGGGTACAGTCGTGGGAGTGGAACGATTCGGACACCGTCTGGACGCGCGACGCAGACCGACTGCCGAACGGCCACACGCTCGTCGCGGACACCAACGCGAACCGCGTGGTGGAAGTGAACCGGCAGGGCCAGATTATCTGGGAACTGCCGTTCTACTCGCCCTACGACGTTGAACGACTGGGAACCGGGGACGAGAGCGCGGGCGGGCCGAGTGCGACGCAGGCCGAACTTCGCACGGCAACCGACCCCGTCTCCGACCGCGGCATCTACGAGCGACTGGCCCACACACTCTTCTCGAAAAAGACCGTGAGCGGCATGTGGTTCGTCCTGCCGATGTGGGCCGGACTGGGAGAACTGGTCGCAGTGGCTATTGCAGCACTCGCACTACTCGTCTGGGGTGTCTTCGAACTCCGACAACTGAACCTAAAAATCGAAACGAAAATCCCGATTCGGGTGTCGCGGGAAACGAACGACGACGAACACTTTTAA